Genomic segment of Strix aluco isolate bStrAlu1 chromosome 8, bStrAlu1.hap1, whole genome shotgun sequence:
taaaccatAGTTTCTTGCTCGGAATACAACATTGTaacaaatggtatttttttcttgattgatTGATAATACAATGTAAAATAGTTACCTACCTTAAGTTCTCTAAAAAAGATGCTACTCCTAGCCCATTCAACAATGGAGAAGAGGGTTTGGTCTGCCATTTTACACATAAGCCCAAATGTGTTGAGCTTCTCGTGTTTGCTTCTGTTGGCTTGCTCTTGCTGCAGATATGCCATGATTTTAGCTTGGACTTGTGGCTCGTCTGGCTCACATTTCAGGAGTTCCAGTATCAGATGTGGAATACTTGCTGGTGAGCTTGTTTGATAACTATCCATGTATGAGTAGCCCATTATTGACTCTGGTGAACTAGTGTAAGGGTCAGGGTACTCAGACTTGATAGCACGGCTTGGAAAATGGCCATAGGTTTGGTAACCTTGCAAACTGCCATGGGGTGGCATTGTCATACTAATTGGAGAGGTTACAAAGGGACTTCTGTCATAGTCTGTAGGAGGCAAGGCAGTATGGTTCAGAGGTAGGCCTTTGGAGGCAGAATGGATGTTCTGGATTGCAGAGGATATTGTCAGGTCAGTCGGCATTGCTTGGATCACCTGAGTCATGGCTTCCAGTTTAAGTCCATTTGCTCGGATAAgagctttcttctgctgcttcagtgCCCTGTCTCTCTTGTACATTGGTCCAAACTTGTTTCGACCGCCACGCATTCGGTCAGCTCGCACAGCTGTGAGGGGAGAGGACAAAGTAAATCATAATTAAAACTTGGAAtcaacattttttaatgaaacataCATTAGGACAgagcagaaatgtaaaaatgtaactcctctgtgttttgtttttttttttttttttcaaattcaaagtTGCACTTTTATTCCTAAAGAAGATTTATTTTGACTTaacaaatgtcactttttttctgGTAATTTAAGTATCACATGCATATATTACTAATATAGAAGGACTTCTCTTTACATTGATTAGGACACAGGGACAAACACAATGGTTGGCTACAGGAATTTCACACCTGCTATGGGATCATGTGGAGATCTCAATGTATATTTGGTTTTATGTCAAGCTACTATGTCATTAAGAAACAAAGGCTGATGTCCAGAATTTGTCTGAGACGTATCCAGCGGACCACATTGCCTCATTATAATCATTCCATTACTGCCTTCCACCGCAGCAAAACATCTGAAACGTAAATTGCGAAATGTTCAGTAGTCACAAAAGGGAATACGTTTTTCTTGgcaagaaggaaatatttccttttaaggATTCTGTAAAACTTTCAGAGATTTCTAGTTAGCTGAACAGCTCTACAGAAATGTTTAGCTGCAGTTGGAATGTACAGAGAGAAAGCTGTCAGCTTGCTGTCTTCCACACAGAAGGTGGAAGTGAAACAGAAACTATTGACACTGTTCTGGCTTGTAATATCTCTGgaattagaaataattaaaacaaatccaCCTCAACAGCTGCCTTGGGAGTCATACTGGTGGTCTCTGTCACAGCAGTGTCTGTCACCGTGGTATATATGTAATGGACTAGCAAGGAGCTCTCACCAAGCCCACCTTGCCCAACGGCAATTAGATTGAAAGAGGAACCTTTGACAGCCTGGTGACATGTTGAGACTGCTGAGATTGCTGGAGGTTAAGTTCTTGAGCTTTTTATCTTAGGGATTAGTACgacattaaaaatttattatgaaTGCTAGCTACGCATAATACTGTACATTATCATAAGGACTTTAACGTTTAATGATTTTTTTGGTCCATGGTAATTTATGAACTAGACTTTAAGGCTATATATATCACTATCAGGGAAATACACATATAAATGTCACAAGTATTTACAATTATGGAAGCATGTGTTCTTCCAATTTtctaaacaaaggaaaagaagttgTATGGATGTGTGGATAAGGAAACTAAAGTACATTTTCTagagtatatttaaaaatacaggcacTGTGCTTAAATTTGTAGTAGAAATACTGCTACTAATATTGCTGTTGCACGTTGATTTTCAGCAAAAtgcaggaaattaaaataatttcatcacCATGCTGGTAAATGTAATTAACTTTAACTCTGCATACATAGTATCCTTCCAGGTACTCCACAATTAAAAACTGTGAGCCAAACTGGATTAGCAAATGCTTTTGTATAACTCCTACAGAAATTAAGGTGAACTGCATGTAATCACAGAAGACAAAATCTGGTCCTGTATCATTGCCAGCAATTGAAAGGAGTTGAATGTAGGAgcagataaatgtattttatcCTTATTCTTAATATCAACAATGAAAAGGATTCCAAATGTCCTGTTATTGTACTATCTGAATTTGGAAGAACATGAAGTGATTCAGGATGTTTAGTGCAGTGTGTCAGTGCTAGCTCAGACTTGTGGGCAAATAGAATAGTATTGAATTCATCAAACTGCAGAGGGCTGATTTTTCTGTTCATCTTCAGTTATATCAACAGCTTTCCTTTGCCAAACTCGGGTGATTGGGTCTTATTCTTTACGGTTCccttaatggtttttttttttttcccctccttggcCTGGTGGTTAAGTGTCTAGGGTAAATGCCATTTCAGTCCAGTTGTAAGAATAAGGAATTTAGGAGCTTGTCTTTGGTCAAGCGGAATTGTCATTTGCtatgaaatctgaattttaatattttatatatcaaAGTTGGAATGAACTGTGTAAGATTCTCAAATCTGAGTCTGATAATTTTGCATTCAGCTATCTCAATGGGTATTGTAAGATTTTCATTGTTCTCTGTACATGAGAAATTGAAATGAAGTCAAAAAGTATGCTTCAAAATGCCTTATTCTCTTTCATTTGTAACAGTATATCAGGTGTAGCATCACAAAAATATAGGACACAACTTTAGAGATTATTTGGTTCCTTAATCCCAAAGGCAAGTTGGTGTGAGGAAACCCCttattttatctctttctctgttttctgctttattgtcAGAAGACtatatacaaaaaaacccccaaccttaggtaaaacataaagaaaatcaGATCACTCTCCATAGCAAGGActaatttttttctaatctgGACATTTCTTATGTATGTTATGTTTAATCTAAAGTAAGtccttttaaaaagctgcaaaactACTCTATCTGGATCCATTCATTCACAACCTCTAAAATAGTGGaatattatatacatacatgAAAAAATGGATTATGGAATTGACTAGTTGTTAGTGATTTAACATTTactcattagatttttttaataaagcaacgATTTCATTGAGTATATAAAGTCACCTTTTACTATAATTTCAAAACCACAATAAATATGtagctttttttaataaaatggcaTGTAATAGCATATGTAATcctattaatttcaaaattaatctATAGTAGAGTTGACAATATCAGCAAGACTGTAGCTCTTACCTTCCAATTTCATTCCAACACTTAGACACTTTTGAAATCGACAGTAAGGGCATcgttttctctgtgttttgtcaATCTGGCAATTCTGGTTTTCTATACATGTGTACCTTTTGTTATTCTGGACTGTTCGTTTAAAGAATCCCTGTATGATAGATACAAAAGTTAGCCTCTTTTGCTTGAATAGtgtttcagcattttattttatggaaatCATTATAACATATTTTTTCAGACACCACTCAAGCACTTACGAAGTtgcacagtttattttaaattatagtgAGATGTACCCAGCAGAAAACCACCAGACTCCAGAGGAGGTTTTCTTGTGCTAGTGCTATGTTTTATAGACTTATGTCAAAGCTTGGTACGACTGGCCGTAGTCTCCTGTGCCCCTAACAGTAGTAGCAGAAATAGTGAGGCTGACCAGTTCCTTTTGTATTCTTTAATCATCGCAAAATTATTAAAGTATTCCTTTTAAAGTAGTTTTACATGAAATAAACAGGGACACTGTTGCAAAGATAACAGAAATACAGAGTACCTCTGACTACTGTACATCCCAGGGGTGCATGCTAGAGGTATAACAAGTGCTTGTTGTTCATTGATTATTTGTTTGTtcattgattatttttaaattaaaatataatgtgctaaattaatttttccatgcAACTAAGTATTTTAAATTGCATTGTTCTGGCAAAGGAGTTTCCTTTACAGTTCATTACTTAAAGAACTTTAAAAGATGTTTACATGACAAATTTGACATGTCATAAATTCATAAGTATTTAAACCCTTTTAGTATAATAGAACCACACAGATACATTTATCTTCCAATATGATAAGttgcatttacaaatatttttattctcaaaATTAATGAATCATTTAAAATCATACATTAGTTACTCGACTTTGTGTGTTGAGTGAGCTCTGACAGTTATAGTTTGTATGCAAAAAGTGCACTGTTATCATAGACACAGAAATGTACATTGTAATATTGAAGGATGAAAAAATCTTAAAGCTGCATTAGATTTTACAAAGCTGATCTGTATGGAGGATACTTTTCCTACTTTATCCTCCAGAAACAGAAATACTCTGAATGTATATAAATCAACTAAAATCAACATTTAGGACAGTTAGGAATGAAAGTTGTTCTAGAACTACATCACTTCACAACAGCAAAATACTTAAAAGCAACGATAAAACTACAATGCAAAACAGTCTAAGTTGTTCCCATTTGCGCAGATGAGATCTCTCATTCTAAATCCTAAAGCTTTTGGTGGTTAATTTGTTACATGAGTGTAATGAGAAACATAtcagaaaaaagccaaaatatttcacattttgttttctttaattatctttttttgctTATATCTGAAACTTTTTTTGCTGTACTTGTGTTAGTATGAAGTAATTAGTACAGAACCTTGCAGCTTTCACAAGTGAGAAGTCCATAATGGTACCCAGACActttatctccacagactggacACAGTTCCTCAAGGTCTTCATCATAAGAGTAATTCACCATTTTAAACTGagacactggggaaaggagaAATAGCACATTCAATTAGAATTGACATTAAGAACCCACATTTTCTGCAACTGTTCTTATCTAAAGAGAAAGCTCACTTAAACACGCATACCATTgcaagttgggggaaaaaaagttttattttcaaaaacacagCTTGCATTGAGACATGCAACTTTTCATCAACAGCAAATCTGCACGATCCTTAGCAAGCGGAGCAAACTCCCTTGGCTCCTCAGTTTTGTAttccaaatataaatatttccataGTGCCCTTAACCTAGTCCTTCGTTTATGGAATCACAAACTAAATCAGCTCTTTTAAATCCAAAAACTATCAGGGGCAAGCTTTAAAAAAGCACAATGAAAAGATTAAGTGTCACTTGTGTATTTAAAGTAACTCAGTTCTTTTCCCTTAAAGTTTTCTTTCAACATCAGCTTGCAACTGTTTACTCAGCCTAAACTTGTATCTTACAGACCCAGCACTTCTGCGCCGCGTTAAATGCAAGTTACTCACTTGCAAAACCAGCTTAAAACAAGGTCCTCCGCGCCCCTCAAACCCGCTGTCTCGGGGTGCCGGCTCCgcgccctgccccagcccccgcGGTGAGCGCCGCATGCCCCGCGCCCCCGGGCTTCGCAGCCAGCGGCCACGGGGGAGACGCTTTTCGGCCCCCGTCGGCGCGGCTCGCCGCGGGTGGGCAGGGGGCTAGCGGGCCGGGACCGCCGTCCTCGGGGGCTGGGTCGGGGCCTGCCCAGCCGGCGCCCCCCGGTACCGGGGCGGGCGGGAAACCTGCCCGCCGGTGTCGCCCGAAGTTTCTGCCGCTCGGGGAAAAGGCGGGGAGGAGCCGGCCCTCAGGAGAGGACGAGGGGGGTAATACAAGCTGCGTGAAGGCACGGAGCGCGGTCACTCGAGCCGGGCTCCCCCACAAAGAGCCCAGCCAGCCGCTCCGGTTATTCCCAAAAAGAAACCTCCACCGCACACCGCGGGGCcgctttccttccccttccctcctgccaaaCCTCCGACCTGCTCGGCGAGCGCGGCGGCAGCGGAGGGCTCCTGAGCGAGGCGGGAGGCGCCGGGCACGGCAGCGGCACCGCTTAGGGTGTCGCCTCTTTGGCGGTAACCCCGCGGCTGCCACAGTTCGGGGGTACCGGGCCGGTGGGAGTGCGCCCCAAGCCCCCGGAGCGGTGGCCGGGCTGAAGGTGCGGGAGCTGCGCGCCCGTCCGCCGGGGCAAGGGGGGCTGCGCCCTGGCGCTCGGGGAGCCGCCGGGGAGCATTAACCCGCCAGCACGCACCCGGGAGAGCGTGTCCCGGAGCCACCTCGGCACGGCCGGGGCTCGCCGCCTGCCAGTGGCGTGGGGCGCACACGGGCGGCCGCAGGCGGAGGAGGGCCCGGCCCTCCCCTCTGCTCCCGCGGCCGCGGCTCCAGGGCCCGGCGCTGGGACGAAGTTCCCCTTCCTCGCAGGAAAATCCAAGTGGGAAAGCAGGGGGTTTTCCGAGCGCCGTGCCCTGACACGGAGCCTCCTCCGCGGGCGAGGAAAGGGGCGGGCGGGCCGCCCCTGGCACCCTCCGAGGCCCCCggcatcctcccccccccccccccccgcccctgcttCCCAGCAGGCTCCCGGGAGGAGAGGGGATAATTCCGAAAGAGCAGCGGGAACGGGAGTTTCTGCcccgggagcggcgcggggcagggcagggtagggcggCCAGTGCCCGCGCACCGCGCTGCCGGCTCCAAGGCAGGGAGCcgctccccccgcggccgccctCGGACGGGGTCTccgccggctccccccgcgcagCGCTCCGGCCCGCCGTGGGGCACCGGCAACGGCCCCGTCCCGCCCCACAGAGGCATTTCCAGCGCCACCCTAGATCGGGCATCCCGCTGCCTTCGCGGGTGCCCCGCAAGGGCACAAACCCGCCGCGGCGTCGGGGCTCTCCGCTGCGAAGTTTCGAAGCGCCGGCGCTGCCACCTGCGCTGCGCCTCGGGCGCCGCACCCGCGGGGCAGAGCCCTCGGGGCCCCGTTTCGGGACGGTGTGTGGCACACGGGGTGCTCGGGGGGACTTCCCGCCTAACTCCTCCTGCCATAAACTTCGAGTCAGTTTCGCGCGGACTGGGGCCGAGACCCAGCGGCCCCCCCCCACGATCTGCAGCGGGCCCGGTGTCCCCGAGCAGTGACCGGCGGGGCGTCAGCGCCCCGGGGAAGGGTCCCGCCGGCCAGATGCGTGACGGTTCCCCAGCCGCGGTTGCCCTCCTGGCCGGGGCCTTGCCGTCGCCTCGGCACCAGTGCCCGTCCGAGCCACGCTGGAAGTTGGCCCGCGAAGGCAGGGGCTCGGCGGGGGAGCTCGCAGGTAGCAACCGTAAACTTTTTTGGCAGGACGAAGGGGAGGTTTGCCgagaggccggggggggggggggggggggggggcgcgagaGTGCGCGGTGGGGGAGAGCCGTGCTTTTCCCCCCTTACCTTGCATGTTTTCCGGCATCTGCCCCTGTTCCCCATTCGACCGGGCGAGTCCCAGGGCCTCCGTCTCCACTTTGGGCAGCATGACAAGGCGGCTgcgggccgggctgggggctcCGTGTCCGTCCGCGACACCAGCACCTGGACACGGCAGCACAGATTTAGCTGGAGCAAGGGGCGCTCGGCGGCCgctggctcttcctcctcctcctcctcctcttccctccctctgctccacGCCAGCCCTTGCCCTGCTGCAGCGGGAGCAACGAGCGGCCCCGGCCGCCTAGAAGCGCCGCCGGGTGCCCGCGGCTGGGGGAGCCGCGGAGCGGTAGTCGGGCTGCAGGCCGCGGGGgcggagaggagaggaggaggaggaagaccgGCGGGTGccggggaggaaggaggaacccCGGGAGCCCACAGCAGCTCCGCCCGGGGCTCAGCGCGGCGGCAGCCCGGCGCCCCGATCCATGCGGAGCGGCACAGTGCACAGGAGCGCTCTGCCGCCACTGGTGCTGCTGGACAGGGTTCCCAcccccgtcctcctcctcccttcctcctcctccctcctcctcctcctcctcctcctcctccccctctttcccccGCTACAAGTGCGGAGGTGCCGAGTCGGGACCTCTAGCCCCGGGCCCGCGGGGAGGCGCTCCCGGAgcccgggggctgcagggcgcGGGGGGCTCCGGCGAAGGGGGGTCCCGACACCGCCCTTGCAGCCAATAAGGCAGAGGCGGGATGAGCAACACCCCCcgcgcacacacagacacacacacacacaccacacacacgcacgcacgcacagGGGCGCACACACTTGCTCAGCGCAAGTGAGTTAAacggggctgcggggcggggacctgggctgcagccacccctccccgccccagcgGAGCCCGACGGGCCACTGGCCCCACCGAACCGGGCTGCGCCTGCCCCCCTCCCGCGGTGCGCCTCCTTGCCGGCGGGCAGCCCGGCTCCAGCTCCCTTGGGGCCGGCGGGGCAaatcacccccccaccccccctcccggCCCGCTGCGGGACCCCCGGCCCTCGCCTTCCCTCCGGGCGGGCAGGGGTGGGCAGTGGCACCCCCTGCGCTTGGAGACTCCCAGCCCTTGCAGCCACCTTGCTGCCGCGCAGCCCTGGAGCCTGGGAATAGCGGGCGGGAGCCGCGCTTGAGCTCGCTGTACCTATTCTGGCTTTTCGGGTCTCCCGCCCCTAAACTTCTTGTGAAATCTGTCGGTGCCAGTTGCACCGTTTGCACAAAAGCCAATGCCCCGGCAGAGCCACCGCTTGAGCAAGAGCCTCCCGTCCCCGGCTCACGGGGAGGCAAGCGGCACTCGTTTCCAAGTTGTCCCGAAGAACTCGTTTCCCGCAAGCGGGTGCCTCAGCGGCGAgagccgggcggggcggggggcccggggacggcgggccggggccgggccggggccggggctctgcccaccccccGCTGCTCTTCCCGCCCCTCCCACGCCGGGAGAGCCCGGGGGGCTCCGGACCGCTCCCACCGCGGCGCGTAGGTTTGGCGGTGAGGGATGAGCGGTGTTTGCACCTTTGAAAGCATCCGAGCCCCCCGCCCCAGCGCTCGGCTGCCCGTACTCCTCTGGCACTTTAACCTCCGTTGTGTGTATTAAGAGCTGAAAATATTTGGCGGTGAAAGTTGCTTCCGATGGAAAGTGAGGCGCGGACCTGTCTCCAGCGCAG
This window contains:
- the NR5A2 gene encoding nuclear receptor subfamily 5 group A member 2 isoform X2 encodes the protein MLPKVETEALGLARSNGEQGQMPENMQVSQFKMVNYSYDEDLEELCPVCGDKVSGYHYGLLTCESCKGFFKRTVQNNKRYTCIENQNCQIDKTQRKRCPYCRFQKCLSVGMKLEAVRADRMRGGRNKFGPMYKRDRALKQQKKALIRANGLKLEAMTQVIQAMPTDLTISSAIQNIHSASKGLPLNHTALPPTDYDRSPFVTSPISMTMPPHGSLQGYQTYGHFPSRAIKSEYPDPYTSSPESIMGYSYMDSYQTSSPASIPHLILELLKCEPDEPQVQAKIMAYLQQEQANRSKHEKLNTFGLMCKMADQTLFSIVEWARSSIFFRELKVDDQMKLLQNCWSELLILDHIYRQVVHGKEGSILLVTGQQVDYSVIASQAGATLNNLMSHAQELVAKLRSLQFDLREFVCLKFLVLFSLDVKNLENFQLVEGVQEQVNAALLDYTMCNYPQQTDKFGQLLLRLPEIRAISMQAEEYLYYKHLNGDVPCNNLLIEMLHAKRA
- the NR5A2 gene encoding nuclear receptor subfamily 5 group A member 2 isoform X1 encodes the protein MSSGSHTAIIQESIKHGLTSVGAGVADGHGAPSPARSRLVMLPKVETEALGLARSNGEQGQMPENMQVSQFKMVNYSYDEDLEELCPVCGDKVSGYHYGLLTCESCKGFFKRTVQNNKRYTCIENQNCQIDKTQRKRCPYCRFQKCLSVGMKLEAVRADRMRGGRNKFGPMYKRDRALKQQKKALIRANGLKLEAMTQVIQAMPTDLTISSAIQNIHSASKGLPLNHTALPPTDYDRSPFVTSPISMTMPPHGSLQGYQTYGHFPSRAIKSEYPDPYTSSPESIMGYSYMDSYQTSSPASIPHLILELLKCEPDEPQVQAKIMAYLQQEQANRSKHEKLNTFGLMCKMADQTLFSIVEWARSSIFFRELKVDDQMKLLQNCWSELLILDHIYRQVVHGKEGSILLVTGQQVDYSVIASQAGATLNNLMSHAQELVAKLRSLQFDLREFVCLKFLVLFSLDVKNLENFQLVEGVQEQVNAALLDYTMCNYPQQTDKFGQLLLRLPEIRAISMQAEEYLYYKHLNGDVPCNNLLIEMLHAKRA